One Alteromonas sp. KC3 DNA segment encodes these proteins:
- a CDS encoding CPBP family intramembrane glutamic endopeptidase — protein sequence MMFIEVLLLLCFALLPAIELIDSGSTKQRITTGKITKVRAYQETILLLLVPTSLLFTLMALGDVSAHELGLVIDFNVSQCLAFLGVVVIVGYLLISFRSVVDNERELAKIAKQLNGFHYLLPSNVNEARWFIGGVSVCAGVCEELLFRGYLLHALDEYIGLPLSVVVSSALFGLCHVYQGWNNVLRTALVGAVLSIIYVLSGSLYVVIILHFLQDAYVGLLYFITQRKHADNYSSSYSSR from the coding sequence ATGATGTTTATCGAAGTACTCTTGTTATTGTGTTTTGCATTATTACCAGCCATTGAACTTATTGATTCAGGGAGCACGAAGCAAAGAATAACAACCGGCAAAATAACCAAGGTGCGGGCTTATCAAGAAACGATATTACTATTGCTTGTGCCCACCTCGTTGCTTTTCACTTTAATGGCTCTGGGTGACGTATCGGCGCATGAGTTGGGATTGGTCATAGATTTTAACGTATCACAATGCCTTGCTTTTTTAGGGGTAGTTGTGATCGTTGGTTATCTATTAATAAGTTTTCGTAGCGTGGTTGATAATGAGAGGGAACTAGCCAAAATTGCGAAACAACTCAACGGGTTCCACTATTTACTTCCAAGTAATGTAAATGAAGCAAGATGGTTTATCGGTGGTGTCTCTGTGTGTGCAGGTGTTTGTGAGGAACTACTTTTTAGAGGCTATCTATTGCACGCGTTGGATGAATATATTGGTTTACCTTTATCAGTCGTAGTATCGAGTGCTTTATTTGGCTTGTGCCATGTCTATCAAGGTTGGAACAATGTATTGCGGACAGCGCTTGTCGGCGCGGTATTGTCGATAATTTACGTTTTAAGTGGCTCTCTTTATGTGGTTATTATCCTGCATTTCTTACAAGATGCGTACGTAGGGCTCTTATATTTTATTACGCAAAGAAAACACGCTGATAATTACAGTTCGAGTTATTCTAGCCGGTAA
- the bcp gene encoding thioredoxin-dependent thiol peroxidase: MKTLQAGDKAPQFSLQNQNDETVSLADFAGKKVLVYFYPKAMTPGCTVQAQGLRDINNELTSKNVVVLGISPDAVKRLPKFIEKESLNFTLLSDEDHAVADAFGVWGPKKFMGKEYDGIHRLTFLIDENGDIEHVFNKFKTKEHHIVVLDYLNN, from the coding sequence ATGAAAACGTTACAGGCTGGTGATAAAGCACCACAATTCTCATTGCAAAACCAAAATGACGAAACGGTCTCGTTAGCAGATTTTGCTGGAAAAAAAGTACTTGTTTATTTTTATCCAAAAGCAATGACACCAGGATGCACAGTCCAAGCGCAGGGCTTACGCGATATCAACAATGAGTTGACTTCGAAAAATGTCGTGGTTTTAGGGATAAGCCCTGATGCCGTAAAACGACTGCCTAAATTTATCGAAAAAGAGAGCTTAAACTTTACGCTGCTTTCCGATGAAGACCATGCTGTTGCAGATGCGTTTGGCGTATGGGGCCCTAAAAAGTTCATGGGTAAGGAATATGACGGGATTCACCGTTTAACGTTTTTGATTGACGAGAACGGTGACATTGAACATGTGTTTAATAAATTTAAAACGAAAGAACACCACATTGTTGTTTTGGACTACTTGAATAACTAA
- a CDS encoding glycine cleavage system protein R has protein sequence MSKHQLIVTILGTDKSGILSEIASTVSEAQCNILDSRQAIYGREFSLTMIIEGTQSAITKAECILPALFQRLDLLSMMKRTSHHEKQNLEHLFNVEFSGEDAAGLIKSVTGFFAERHAMISAFRQRTFKDKLTGKDNMRCKFVVSLPASDNLDALESDLMALFATLNVTGKVVDKQKKDPNENVTGW, from the coding sequence ATGTCAAAACACCAACTTATTGTCACTATTCTGGGAACAGACAAGAGTGGCATTCTCAGCGAAATAGCCAGCACGGTTTCTGAGGCGCAATGTAATATTCTCGATAGCCGACAGGCAATTTACGGACGCGAGTTCTCGCTTACAATGATAATCGAGGGAACACAAAGTGCAATTACAAAGGCAGAGTGTATACTGCCAGCGTTGTTTCAGCGCCTTGATCTATTGTCGATGATGAAGCGCACGAGCCACCACGAAAAACAAAATTTAGAACACTTATTTAATGTAGAGTTTAGCGGCGAAGATGCAGCAGGCTTGATTAAGTCTGTTACGGGCTTTTTTGCCGAGCGCCATGCCATGATTAGCGCGTTTAGACAGCGCACATTTAAAGATAAATTGACCGGCAAAGACAACATGCGATGCAAATTTGTGGTGTCTTTACCCGCATCGGATAACTTAGATGCCTTAGAATCTGATCTAATGGCCCTGTTTGCTACGTTAAATGTCACAGGTAAAGTTGTCGATAAACAGAAAAAGGATCCTAATGAAAACGTTACAGGCTGGTGA
- the dapA gene encoding 4-hydroxy-tetrahydrodipicolinate synthase: MFTGSYVALVTPMFQNGDIDYKSLEKLVKFHVEQGTHGIVSVGTTGESATLPFDEHVNVVKETVAMASGAIPVIAGSGANSTAEAIFLTEQLGSVGIDGFLSVVPYYNKPQQAGMIAHFNAIADASDLPVLLYNVPGRTVADMLPETVAELANHKNIVGLKDATGSIARLKETQPLVPDDFVLLSGDDGTSAEFMCEGGHGVISVTANIVPKAIAQMCEAALNKDFDKCRDIDSTISLLHSELFIEPNPVMPKWALYKMGMMESAVMRLPMVLPELSSQKRIEKLLKKYALISG, encoded by the coding sequence ATGTTTACTGGTAGTTACGTAGCACTCGTCACGCCGATGTTTCAAAACGGCGATATTGATTACAAGTCTCTAGAGAAACTTGTAAAGTTTCATGTTGAGCAGGGTACCCACGGCATTGTATCTGTTGGGACAACTGGCGAATCTGCGACACTTCCTTTTGATGAACACGTAAATGTGGTTAAAGAAACGGTGGCGATGGCCTCTGGTGCAATTCCGGTAATTGCAGGAAGTGGTGCTAATTCTACCGCTGAAGCGATTTTTCTTACTGAACAGTTAGGTTCGGTAGGTATTGATGGCTTTCTAAGTGTAGTGCCATATTACAACAAGCCACAACAAGCCGGAATGATAGCGCACTTTAACGCTATTGCAGATGCAAGCGATCTTCCCGTTCTTCTATATAACGTCCCAGGCAGAACCGTTGCCGATATGCTGCCAGAAACTGTTGCAGAACTGGCAAACCACAAAAATATAGTGGGCCTTAAAGACGCAACAGGCAGTATTGCTCGCCTTAAAGAAACACAACCTCTTGTTCCCGATGATTTCGTGCTACTAAGTGGCGACGATGGCACAAGCGCAGAATTTATGTGTGAAGGTGGACATGGGGTCATTTCCGTTACGGCTAATATAGTGCCGAAGGCGATTGCACAAATGTGTGAAGCTGCACTTAATAAAGATTTTGATAAATGCCGCGATATTGACAGCACGATTTCGTTGCTTCATAGCGAGCTATTTATCGAGCCAAATCCAGTAATGCCCAAATGGGCATTATATAAAATGGGCATGATGGAAAGCGCAGTTATGCGATTACCTATGGTTTTACCGGAACTATCAAGCCAAAAACGTATCGAAAAACTACTAAAAAAATACGCATTGATTTCTGGTTAA
- the bamC gene encoding outer membrane protein assembly factor BamC produces MNRTLAIASSVAMVALAGCSSQTDRKTASGSYEYLKTQEQKVLQVPADLDSPNFSDEFALPPLGKDADATLVGKTLAVQSPALVLPLVTGSHVEEGKNSATIWFDQVDDSQPLSQAIWNSLLSFLDEEGIGVDSFSPEEKLLITDWMIITKEIDGPWYSFIDEESEIGRRFEFSLDVKPHGRSAALTVKLKDYMQTLGNDVVADVSSMQERREEVEVLNQVIGHYEYQIQLAETRRIARIRQGINTEMGFNADGDAAYVVDAKYDVVWPRMLLVLRKLGFDVKDLDKSNGLLFVTYNGDQGSWWDGLFSGDKKLLKKGDYRLKVAQAGAERTSVTFMNNESVPFEANQVSDLYSAFAEVMSEDNLDI; encoded by the coding sequence ATGAATAGAACGCTGGCTATAGCAAGTTCAGTGGCGATGGTTGCACTTGCAGGTTGTTCAAGCCAAACAGATAGAAAGACCGCGTCGGGTAGCTATGAATATTTAAAAACTCAAGAACAAAAAGTTTTACAGGTACCTGCCGATTTAGATTCTCCTAATTTTTCTGATGAATTCGCTTTACCACCTTTAGGTAAAGACGCTGATGCCACGCTTGTTGGTAAAACACTAGCAGTACAGTCTCCTGCTTTGGTGTTGCCATTAGTGACAGGCTCTCATGTCGAAGAAGGTAAGAACTCTGCAACAATTTGGTTCGACCAAGTTGATGACAGCCAGCCGCTAAGTCAGGCTATTTGGAATTCACTTTTAAGTTTTCTCGACGAAGAAGGCATTGGTGTTGACAGCTTCAGCCCAGAAGAAAAACTACTGATCACAGACTGGATGATCATTACCAAAGAAATAGATGGTCCTTGGTATAGTTTTATTGACGAAGAAAGTGAAATTGGACGTCGATTCGAGTTTAGTCTAGACGTTAAACCACATGGGCGCAGTGCTGCACTAACGGTAAAGCTTAAAGACTATATGCAAACACTAGGCAACGACGTAGTTGCAGATGTGTCTTCAATGCAAGAGCGTCGTGAAGAAGTTGAAGTACTAAACCAAGTTATCGGTCACTACGAGTATCAAATCCAGTTGGCTGAAACTCGCCGAATTGCAAGAATTCGTCAGGGTATCAACACCGAAATGGGCTTTAACGCCGATGGTGATGCAGCGTATGTCGTTGACGCCAAATACGATGTTGTATGGCCTAGAATGCTGTTGGTGCTAAGAAAGCTCGGTTTTGACGTTAAAGATTTAGATAAATCGAACGGCCTGTTGTTTGTGACCTATAATGGTGATCAAGGCAGCTGGTGGGACGGTTTATTTTCAGGCGATAAAAAGCTACTTAAGAAAGGCGATTATCGTTTGAAAGTTGCTCAAGCAGGTGCAGAGCGCACTTCAGTAACTTTCATGAACAATGAAAGTGTACCGTTTGAAGCAAATCAGGTTTCCGACCTTTACAGTGCATTTGCTGAGGTCATGTCAGAAGATAACCTTGATATATAA
- the purC gene encoding phosphoribosylaminoimidazolesuccinocarboxamide synthase, translating into MEKRDELYRGKAKTVYYTDDSDKLILHFRNDTSAFDGEKIEQLERKGEVNNKFNHFIMTKLEEAGIATQVEALVSDTESLVKKLDMIPVECVVRNLSAGSLVRRLGVEEGKELNPPIFEFFLKNDALHDPMVNDYHILSFGWATEAQIAEMKALTFKVNSVLKQLFDDAGMLLVDYKLEFGVDKDGNIVLGDEFTPDGCRLWDKETRKKMDKDRFRQGLGSVVETYIEVAERLGLSL; encoded by the coding sequence ATGGAAAAACGCGATGAGCTTTACCGCGGTAAAGCAAAAACTGTTTATTACACTGATGATAGCGACAAGCTAATTCTTCACTTTCGCAACGATACGTCGGCGTTTGATGGTGAGAAAATTGAGCAGCTTGAGCGTAAGGGTGAAGTAAACAACAAGTTTAATCACTTTATTATGACTAAGCTTGAAGAGGCTGGCATTGCAACGCAAGTTGAAGCGCTTGTTTCTGATACTGAGTCTTTGGTTAAGAAGCTCGACATGATCCCAGTTGAGTGTGTAGTGAGAAACTTGTCTGCTGGTTCACTTGTCCGCAGACTTGGTGTGGAAGAAGGCAAAGAGCTTAACCCACCTATTTTCGAGTTTTTCCTCAAAAACGATGCACTTCATGATCCTATGGTCAATGACTATCATATTTTGTCATTTGGTTGGGCAACTGAAGCACAAATTGCTGAAATGAAGGCATTAACCTTTAAAGTAAACAGTGTACTTAAGCAGTTGTTTGATGATGCAGGTATGCTTCTTGTTGACTATAAACTTGAGTTTGGCGTTGATAAAGATGGCAATATTGTACTCGGCGATGAATTCACGCCAGACGGCTGTCGTTTGTGGGACAAAGAAACCCGTAAGAAAATGGATAAAGACCGTTTCAGACAGGGGTTAGGTTCAGTCGTTGAAACCTACATTGAAGTGGCAGAACGCTTAGGGCTTTCGCTTTAA
- a CDS encoding DMT family transporter, whose protein sequence is MYKTLLLVSLAMLAFAANSLLCRMALSNTTIDPTLFTVIRLTSGAISLLLLSLLTLTGDPSKNKISTLFSALKKNASFRGGIALFLYAVCFSFAYIGMSTGSGALLLFGSVQITMIGFGFINGERFSFVQWGGFLLAFSGLIVLMLPSSVAPSIFSGALMIISGIAWGMYSIKGRQSHSALLSTSGNFVYASILCLPFALSVVVFYPNSFTWDETGVVLAIMSGVIASACGYAIWYSALPLLKATTAATVQLSVPIIATAMGWLFLAELLTIQIVIASTMTLLGIYLVIKRQNRH, encoded by the coding sequence TTGTATAAAACATTGTTGCTGGTTTCGTTAGCGATGTTGGCCTTTGCGGCTAACTCACTTTTGTGCCGAATGGCATTGAGTAATACGACTATTGATCCAACCTTATTCACTGTGATCAGGCTAACCAGTGGTGCAATATCGCTTCTACTATTGTCACTGCTAACGCTAACTGGCGATCCTAGTAAAAATAAAATCAGCACGCTTTTTAGTGCACTTAAAAAAAACGCCAGTTTTCGAGGCGGTATCGCGCTATTTTTATATGCAGTCTGTTTTTCATTTGCCTATATCGGTATGTCTACAGGCAGTGGTGCTTTGTTACTTTTCGGTTCTGTACAAATTACCATGATAGGTTTCGGATTTATTAACGGCGAGCGGTTTTCCTTTGTTCAGTGGGGAGGGTTTTTACTGGCTTTCTCGGGGTTGATAGTATTGATGTTGCCCTCGTCAGTGGCACCTTCCATATTTTCTGGTGCGCTAATGATTATCTCCGGCATAGCCTGGGGCATGTATTCGATTAAGGGTAGACAAAGCCATTCAGCACTCTTAAGCACAAGTGGAAATTTTGTATATGCCAGCATTCTTTGCCTACCATTTGCACTGAGCGTTGTCGTTTTTTATCCGAATAGTTTTACATGGGATGAGACAGGCGTTGTGTTGGCTATAATGTCTGGTGTTATTGCATCAGCATGTGGTTACGCTATTTGGTATAGCGCATTGCCACTGCTCAAAGCGACCACTGCTGCAACAGTACAATTGAGTGTGCCGATCATAGCCACAGCGATGGGCTGGTTATTCCTCGCAGAGTTATTAACCATTCAAATTGTGATCGCTTCAACCATGACATTGTTAGGCATTTATCTGGTGATAAAGCGTCAGAATCGTCATTGA
- a CDS encoding bifunctional diguanylate cyclase/phosphodiesterase, giving the protein MIIPPKLANELERLEALNRLNVLDTEREERFDRITRLTTQLLQCKFSTISLIDADRQWFKSTVNVDMEETPRDQAFCAHTIAESHYLVVSDTLKDKRFANNPFVTDEPKVRFYAGVNIMIEGLPVGTLCVFDSTPKTFNKDQIKQLADLGKIVETELLRENQQKLLKQVKQYQATAEESQKLARVRSTILEKVVTSKSLESVLAEIVAAIEKEYKGQMCSILLLEGNRLVMGAAPSLPDFYNDAIDGVEIGPGVCSCGNTAFTNALTVVEDIATHPYWSAWSELAKQANLGSCWSQPIRGADNSVLGTFAIYHRSSSKPSADALVLIEQFAHIASIAIERERANQLIWRQANFDVLTSLPNRNLMEEQLKHLLSQAKRDKTKVAVLFLDLDNFKDVNDTLGHDVGDMLLIECAARIQKCIRQEDTASRLGGDEFVILLGGITRSRDLDNIIQKLLKDISEPYVLQQRHIHTSVSIGVTLYPDDGDDVTALLKNADQAMYGAKAQGKNSHQFYSKEMQESALKRLSYKNDLRNALNNCEFYIEYQPIIDIQSNRLSKAEALLRWQHPDRGLIRPDEFIPVAEESGTIIEISNWVFDQVCQDAIKWRESLCPDLQLSINTSPNHYFHRDPNIMEWLLKLLDNELSPNAVSLEITENLLMDANSQVTKKLFQFRQAGVSIALDDFGTGFSSISYLKKFPTDYIKIDRSFVHSMTEVSNDKVLCEAIIVMAKKLGIQVVAEGIETQEQLEILKSMGCDYGQGYFFAKPLSKSDFEALLIKRHEKG; this is encoded by the coding sequence TTGATCATTCCCCCTAAACTTGCCAATGAGTTGGAAAGGCTAGAAGCGCTGAATCGTCTTAACGTGCTTGATACTGAGCGTGAAGAGCGATTTGATAGAATAACACGCCTTACGACACAATTACTTCAGTGCAAGTTTTCAACTATATCCTTAATAGATGCGGATCGTCAGTGGTTTAAGTCGACGGTAAACGTCGACATGGAAGAAACGCCTAGAGATCAGGCATTTTGTGCGCACACAATTGCAGAATCACACTATCTCGTAGTATCAGATACATTAAAAGATAAACGTTTTGCTAATAACCCCTTTGTAACTGACGAACCAAAAGTTCGTTTCTACGCAGGGGTGAATATCATGATTGAAGGTTTGCCTGTCGGAACCCTATGTGTTTTTGATAGTACGCCCAAGACTTTTAATAAAGACCAAATCAAACAACTTGCTGATTTAGGCAAAATAGTAGAAACCGAATTACTGCGAGAAAATCAGCAAAAGCTCTTAAAGCAAGTAAAGCAATATCAAGCCACCGCCGAGGAGTCTCAAAAGCTTGCTAGGGTAAGAAGTACCATATTAGAAAAGGTCGTTACCTCTAAATCGCTTGAATCTGTCTTAGCGGAAATTGTGGCTGCAATCGAAAAAGAATACAAAGGCCAGATGTGCAGTATTCTTCTTCTGGAAGGTAATCGTTTAGTTATGGGGGCTGCACCCTCATTACCCGATTTCTACAACGACGCCATTGATGGGGTTGAGATAGGGCCTGGGGTTTGTTCGTGCGGCAATACGGCATTTACTAACGCACTGACCGTTGTTGAAGATATTGCGACACATCCTTACTGGTCGGCATGGTCAGAACTGGCTAAACAGGCAAATCTCGGGTCCTGTTGGTCTCAGCCAATTCGAGGGGCCGACAACAGTGTTTTAGGCACGTTTGCGATATACCATCGTTCATCATCCAAACCAAGCGCTGATGCACTTGTTCTTATTGAACAATTTGCACATATAGCCAGTATTGCAATTGAAAGAGAAAGAGCTAACCAATTAATTTGGCGCCAAGCCAACTTTGATGTGCTTACATCTCTGCCAAATCGCAATTTGATGGAAGAACAATTAAAGCATCTGCTCTCACAAGCTAAACGAGACAAAACGAAAGTTGCGGTACTTTTCCTAGATTTAGACAATTTCAAGGACGTAAATGACACCCTCGGCCACGATGTGGGCGATATGTTACTGATTGAGTGTGCTGCACGTATTCAAAAGTGCATACGACAAGAGGATACAGCCTCGAGGTTAGGCGGCGACGAATTTGTAATCTTACTCGGTGGCATAACCCGTTCGCGTGATTTAGATAACATTATCCAAAAACTGCTTAAAGACATATCCGAACCTTATGTTCTGCAACAACGGCATATTCATACTAGTGTGAGTATTGGTGTTACTTTGTATCCAGATGATGGTGACGATGTGACAGCGTTACTCAAAAACGCTGATCAAGCCATGTATGGCGCTAAGGCTCAGGGAAAAAACAGTCATCAATTTTACTCAAAGGAAATGCAAGAGTCGGCATTGAAACGGTTGTCGTATAAAAATGATTTACGCAATGCACTAAATAACTGTGAGTTTTATATTGAGTACCAACCTATTATCGATATTCAATCAAATCGACTGTCTAAAGCAGAGGCATTATTAAGATGGCAGCACCCAGATAGAGGTTTGATAAGACCTGATGAATTTATACCGGTTGCAGAAGAGTCAGGCACTATTATTGAAATTAGCAATTGGGTATTTGATCAAGTTTGCCAAGATGCCATTAAGTGGCGGGAATCGCTGTGCCCTGATTTACAATTAAGTATTAATACCTCACCAAATCACTATTTTCATCGTGACCCCAATATTATGGAATGGTTGCTGAAGCTTTTGGACAATGAGTTATCACCCAATGCTGTATCGCTTGAAATCACCGAAAACTTGCTCATGGATGCTAACTCTCAGGTCACCAAAAAATTGTTCCAATTCCGACAAGCAGGCGTCAGCATTGCGCTAGACGACTTCGGTACTGGCTTTTCTTCAATATCGTACCTTAAAAAATTTCCAACTGATTATATAAAGATTGATCGAAGCTTTGTGCATTCTATGACAGAGGTAAGTAACGACAAAGTGTTGTGTGAAGCTATCATCGTTATGGCGAAAAAACTGGGGATACAGGTGGTCGCTGAAGGAATAGAAACGCAAGAGCAATTAGAGATCTTAAAATCGATGGGTTGTGACTATGGTCAAGGATACTTTTTCGCAAAGCCATTATCTAAGTCCGATTTTGAAGCACTGTTAATCAAGCGCCACGAAAAAGGCTAA
- a CDS encoding NADH:flavin oxidoreductase, whose protein sequence is MTTPLFTPYTSEKLTLSNRIVMAPMTRQFSPNGIPTNDVADYYQRRAQGGTGLIITEGTTVNDNVATMDANIPQFHGEQALAGWKRVVEKVHSENGKIMPQLWHVGMARVAEKAPFPELPSAGPSGLFKPGKQGAEPMTVAHIEAVIEAFAQAASDAQTIGMDGVEIHGAHGYLIDQFFWEGTNQRSDSWGGNMENRSRFAVEIIKAIRAATSPDFPIILRYSQWKQQDYTARLAHTPQELEQFLLPLSDAGVDIFHCSQRRYWENEFEGSELNLAGWTKKLTGKPTITVGSVGLNDDFFGAFKGQDSSTRSVDDLLERLGAGEFDLVAVGRALLQDPNWANKIKENRMDELEQYSGKALASLS, encoded by the coding sequence ATGACCACTCCCCTTTTTACACCCTATACAAGCGAAAAATTAACCTTAAGTAATCGCATTGTAATGGCGCCGATGACCCGCCAATTTTCACCTAATGGTATTCCAACTAACGACGTTGCTGATTACTATCAAAGACGCGCACAAGGTGGTACCGGACTAATTATTACCGAAGGTACTACGGTAAATGACAACGTCGCGACAATGGACGCTAACATTCCACAATTTCACGGTGAACAAGCTCTCGCTGGTTGGAAACGTGTGGTTGAAAAGGTACACAGTGAAAATGGGAAGATCATGCCTCAACTATGGCATGTGGGAATGGCACGAGTAGCAGAAAAGGCGCCTTTTCCTGAACTACCCAGTGCAGGACCTTCGGGACTATTTAAGCCCGGAAAGCAAGGTGCAGAACCGATGACTGTTGCGCATATTGAAGCGGTCATAGAGGCGTTTGCACAAGCGGCCTCTGATGCTCAAACTATAGGAATGGATGGCGTTGAAATACACGGCGCGCATGGTTACCTGATTGACCAGTTTTTTTGGGAAGGCACTAATCAGCGCTCTGATAGTTGGGGCGGTAACATGGAAAACCGTAGTCGTTTTGCCGTTGAAATCATTAAAGCCATTCGTGCAGCTACGTCTCCCGACTTCCCAATTATTCTTCGCTATTCACAGTGGAAGCAACAAGACTACACCGCACGTCTTGCCCACACGCCACAAGAACTTGAGCAATTCTTGCTCCCACTAAGTGACGCAGGCGTGGACATTTTCCATTGCTCGCAGCGCCGTTATTGGGAAAATGAATTTGAAGGCAGTGAGTTAAACCTTGCGGGCTGGACTAAAAAACTCACAGGCAAACCGACAATAACCGTCGGTTCGGTTGGTCTTAATGATGACTTCTTCGGTGCATTTAAGGGCCAAGATTCCAGCACGCGCTCTGTTGATGACTTACTGGAACGACTTGGCGCTGGTGAGTTTGATTTAGTCGCGGTTGGCAGAGCGTTGCTTCAAGATCCTAACTGGGCCAACAAAATAAAAGAAAATCGTATGGATGAACTAGAGCAATATTCTGGAAAGGCCTTAGCGTCACTATCCTAG
- a CDS encoding alkane 1-monooxygenase: MLHYFKFFNFYFAVLFGLIAIWFGGNTIYLGFVVYIAFYVLGDALLGDDLSEPPLLNAGLLKVMLYSALPLSCCILATALALVSTPSAPLPHLLYAQFNIDINAFTPHATTMQTIVAIPFLALMLGGVATVVAHELVHRVGNPVAVCIGRWLLAFSFDANFSIEHVYNHHVKVATQDDPATAPRGRDVYTHFVIAFMGTQQAGWHIECKRLDRNKLPKISLHNKCIRGWLMSAFLAMVAFSIAGINGIAMFVALGISTKFTLEIVNYMEHYGLVRCPRQPVRPRHSWNSNRRISCWTMFNLPRHSHHHAQGAVPFEKLKALQDSPQMVSGYISTMVLALIPPLWFRIMEKKLAHWDEHFASDREKEIIAKQFK, encoded by the coding sequence ATGCTGCATTATTTTAAATTCTTTAACTTTTACTTCGCTGTGCTGTTTGGCCTGATTGCTATTTGGTTTGGTGGCAACACTATTTACCTAGGCTTTGTTGTATATATTGCATTTTATGTATTAGGCGATGCGTTGTTGGGCGATGACTTATCTGAGCCCCCATTGCTTAATGCGGGGTTACTGAAAGTCATGCTTTATAGTGCCCTTCCTCTATCTTGTTGCATTTTAGCTACAGCACTAGCGCTTGTATCAACGCCTAGCGCCCCACTTCCCCATTTACTATATGCGCAGTTCAATATCGACATCAACGCTTTCACGCCGCATGCAACCACAATGCAAACTATCGTAGCAATTCCTTTTTTAGCACTTATGCTAGGTGGAGTAGCAACAGTTGTCGCCCATGAGTTAGTTCACCGTGTTGGCAATCCTGTGGCGGTGTGCATTGGACGATGGCTGCTTGCTTTTAGTTTCGACGCTAACTTTTCAATTGAGCATGTCTATAACCACCATGTAAAAGTTGCAACGCAAGATGATCCTGCTACTGCACCTCGTGGGCGTGATGTTTATACCCATTTTGTCATTGCCTTTATGGGTACCCAACAAGCTGGCTGGCACATCGAATGTAAACGGCTAGATCGAAATAAGTTGCCCAAAATCAGTCTACATAATAAATGTATAAGGGGTTGGTTAATGAGCGCCTTTCTAGCCATGGTGGCATTTAGCATCGCAGGTATTAATGGCATCGCAATGTTTGTTGCCCTTGGTATTAGTACAAAATTTACACTTGAAATTGTAAATTATATGGAACATTACGGACTCGTCCGTTGCCCGCGCCAGCCTGTTAGACCAAGGCACTCATGGAATTCAAATCGACGCATCAGTTGTTGGACTATGTTTAATCTGCCGAGACACAGTCATCATCATGCACAAGGCGCAGTGCCATTTGAGAAACTAAAAGCCCTGCAAGACTCTCCCCAAATGGTAAGCGGGTACATATCAACTATGGTGCTCGCACTTATTCCCCCGCTTTGGTTTCGAATAATGGAAAAGAAATTGGCCCATTGGGATGAACACTTTGCAAGTGATAGAGAGAAAGAAATTATTGCTAAGCAATTTAAATGA